The Oscillospiraceae bacterium genome contains the following window.
TCAGGTAGTCGGTCACGATGTCGGAGGCCGATGCCAGATCCATGTTGGCAGCAGCGGCCAACTCCATGACGGGGCTGATGCCTTGCAGCATCGATTGGGTATCCCACCCGGCCAACGCCATGTAGGACAGTGCATCTGCCGATTCACCGGCAGTGAATTTGGTGGTCGCGCCCATCTCCTTGGCCTTGTCGGTCAGGGCCTGCAGCTGGTCGCCGCTGGCACCGCTCAACGCCTCCACGTTGCTCATGGACGCTTCAAAGTCACCGGCAGAGTTGATGCAGTCCATGTACGCATCCTTGATCTGTTCAAGGGCTTCATAGACTTTTGCGGCAGCAAATGCCTGCGATACGGCTTCGATGGAGCTCGTGCCCTTATCGCCGTATTCCTCGGCACTCTCGGCTGCGGCTTCTTCCTTGGCCCGCAGGGTGTTCAGCTTATCAGCAAGATCTTGGCTTTTTGCGCCCAGATTGTCCGTGCCGACGCCTGCCTCATTCAGCGATTTGGCAGTCGCGCCCAGCTTTTCCTTTTGGGCCGCCAGTGCATTGCTTGTGTCACCAATGCGCTGCTCCAGCTTGGCGCTCTCGCGTTCAAGGGAAGTGGTCGGGCCGCTGGTCTCCTTGATTTCCTGCTGTAGCAACTGATACTGCTTGTTCAGATTGTCCAGCTTGGCTTGGGTCTTTTCAACGGCGGCCTGCTGCTTGGTGTAGGCCGATATGTCAGCCTGCACACTCTGCAAACTGCGGATTTCCTTTTGCAGTTCGCTGGGGCCGCTCTTTGCTTTGGAAAATGTGGATGTATAGCTGCTGCCGAGCTTTGCATCCAACTGGAATAGCATTTCGTATTCTTTACGGCTTGCCACGGCAGCCTCCTTTATGGGTTATTGTTTGGCATTGTCCTTGTCAAACAGGCCGTTGTTGGCATCAATCCAGACCTGCAACTCGGCCAGTGTCATTGACAGCCAGTAATCCACGGGGGTGCAACAGTTCCGGGCCAGCATCATGCACTGCTTACGCAGCCACAGGCAGTCCCGGTCTATTACATCTCCGTGCGCAGCAAAAAACTGCGCGCCTTATCGCGGATCGCGTTGAACTCTGCAAACGGCGCAGCAACAATCGTGTCATAGTCGATTTTCTCCTTGCTGGCGCGGCAGACCATGCGCATCAGGAAACTGGTGTCGTACACCGGCACAATGGGCACACGCCCTTCGCGCTCGCGCACCTCACGGTCAATCGCCATGAAGTCGCGCCCCGTCAAGCTGCCGAAATCAAGCGTCAGCTGTTCGTAGGTCTTGTCCTCATAGGTGAACGGTTTCTTGAACACATGGGTATAAGTATCGGTGGCGGTTGCCGCCTCGGCCTGTGCAGCTTTCAGCTGCTTGTTGTCAATGGCGCTCATTTGCCAAACTCCTTTCATTCTTCAAAAAAATGCCCGGAGAGGGCTTCTCTCCGGGCATATCTAACTTGCCTGTAATTTGCTGACCAGCATGGGGTGTTGTCATAAATGTGTGAGCCATCTGTCGCGCAATTACAGGCAGGGTCAGCGGATCTTACCGGGCAAATTACTTGCCCAGGGCCTTGCGGACATCGGCCAGGTAGTCGGTGCCATCGATCAGGCAGATAAAGTTCAGCGGGTCGATCTCGCGGACTTTCTTGCCGTCAATATAGGTGGCCCAGTAACGCACGGCGAACTCGCCGGTACCGTTCTCCGGGGTAGCCGGGGCAACAGTACCGGGGGTGTGCGTCTTAGGGATAACCACCAGAATATGCTTGATGGCGCGAATCTGCACAGCAGCCGCAACAGGGTCTTCATCCTGCACAGCATAGCGCAGGTCGATGTTGTGGCGGCGGGGCTCGCTCAGGCGTACAGCCTGCTCGGTCATAGTGCGGTAGTTCAGCGTCATGCTCATGGCATCAAAGTGGCCCAGAATGACTGCATCGACATTGCCCGCGATGCCCGCACCGCTGATGCTCTGGGTCAGCGCGGTAAGGTTCGGCAGCGTGGCCTGTGCCATGCCGGCGTACTCGGTGTTGTCCTCATAGACGGCCCAGTTGATGGTAGACTGATCTACTCTCGGCATTGTTTATTCCTCCTTTACGCGGCCAGAGCGCTGGTCACATAGCTGGAATCATACTCCAGAACGAAGTCGATTTCCTGTGCCGGGCTAGCCGGGGTCATGTAGACATGAATCTTGATGATGCCCGCCATCAGCTGGGTCACGGGGTTCTCGTCCTCACTGATCTCCACGCGGGCGCCCAGCAGGTAGCCGCTGCCCACAAGGCCGTTCAGCCAGATATTCACCGTGTCGGTGATGGTATCCAGCAGGCGGCGGTTCATGGGCTTGTCAAGGAACTGCCAGCAGGTGCGGATGATGGTGTTCTGCACATAGGCGAACATACGCCCACACGGGATAAACATGTCCTTGGGGTCGGTGCTGGACGGATAGCATCCGGTGTAGTTGCCCCAGACTTTCCACGCTCCCATGAAGTTAAGCGCAGTCACGATGCCGCCGCCGTTCAGTGCGTTGGCCTGCTCAAAGGTCAGCACCACGGCGGTACCGTCGGCAAGGCACAGGCCGTCGATTTTTGCGTCCTTGTTGGACGGGCTCTCGTAGGGCACACCGGCATTGTCGGTGTCGGTGGCAGCCATGCGGCCAGCCACAATGCAGCTCATGTGCAGCTTGCGGTCACCCAGCATAGCCATGGGCCAGCACACGATCTCGTTGGCATCGGTCATGCCCTTGTCGGCCTTGGTGGACACAGCGGCAGTGTAGCTGTTCGCGGTGGCGGTATCCAGATCGACCAGCGCCTTAGCGCCGAACATACCGTTGATGCCGCCCGCCTTGGTTGCCATCACGGCGGCAACCTCGCTCTCGCTGCTGTACTTCGGGGCAAGCAGCAGGTCGGGCACGGTGCCCACGGTGCTCATGCAGCTGTCAACCGCAGCAAAGCCACCGGCAACAACGGTCTTGGTGACCTTGCTGATATCCACCTTGTTGTAGGCGATGTTCAGCTTGGCGGCAGAATAGGCGCTGCCGCCCTCGATGGCCTCAACGACAAGGTTCTCCCCGCTGTAGTAGGCCTCGTAGTCGGTGCCCTTGGTCAGTGCGCTGCCGCTGGTGCTGGGCTTTACGACCAGCGAAGCATCATTGATGGCATCAATGGGCAGCAGCGCTTTGTGGTCGGTCAGGTTGATGTCGGCAGCAGTCACAGTTGCTTTCATCGTGGCGGGGTTCAGCATATTGCACAGGATGACGGGCTGACAGCCGAACAGCTGGAAGTGGGTATACATCACTTCGCACAGGTCATAGCTGGCAAAATCGTCACTATACCCCAGCGCCGCTTTTGCTTCGGCAAAGCTGGTGCAAAGCACGGGCAGGCCCAGCGCTGCGGCAGAATAATTGTCGGCAGACTGCACCGGGGCCGCGCCGACAACAAACGGGATGCCGCTGTCAGCAACGGACGGGGTGCTCACGCCGGTAGCGGCCTGCGTGGTATACACGCCATGTTTCGTAGGCATAGGTTTTCCTCCTTAAAATTTCCGGGTCAGCTGCCGCCGCGTTTCGTACAGCAGATTGCCCGGTGTTTTGATTTTGATGCGGTCTTGGGCAAGCGTCTTGCTCGTCACGATCAGCCGCGCTATCAACGGGTACTTCTCAATGGCAGCAGTGGCGGTTTTCAAAGCCTGTTCCTTGCTGCCCATGTAGATGGTTCCGTACTGGATGACCCCCACAATGGTCGGGCCAAGATAGACGCAGAACGCATCCTCAACGGTCATGGTCTGGGGTTTGGTTCCCATGGGCTTACCTCCCTCTGGACAGGCGGCAGGATCCATTCTGTCGCCATCTCTCCGATGTAGTAGGGCGCTGTGTCATCCAGATACATCAGCCGTTCCAGCCCCGCCGTGGTGTCCAGCGTAAACTGGTGGCCGATGACGACCTGCTTCAGCAGCGCAATGCGCAGCCGCTCCATAAGGTTCAAAAGCATCAACGAGCCTTCTTCCTCGTTGGGGCTGTACACACAGAACACCGTGCGCAGCTTGGCCGTGGCGTGGATTCGTTCGCCCTGCGGCTGCAAGTCGTTTGTGGTCACGACTTGGTGGATGATGTACGGCGCTTTCTTCTTGGCACTGCCGGAATCGGGCAGCCGCATTTTATACACCTCCGCCGCCCTCATGGCAGGGGCTTCGGCATCGTTTTCCTGCTGACGAGCAGGCAGCAGCAGATCCTTCACCGCATCGCGGGTAAACTCTGTCAGCCTGTCCAACAGAATCAGCGTAGTCATTTACATTACCTCCAGCCGTTCATCAGCGCCATGATCTCATGGTCAAGGCGTTCATCGAACTTCTTCCACGCTTCATCGGCGATGTTCTCGCGGACTTCCTCGTTTCCGACCATCTGCGGGATGGAAAGGCCCATCTTCTCGGTGATGCCATCGCCGCCGTTTCCCATTGTTGTGCCGTCACGTTCAAAAATGCCCGTGTGAGTATTTTTCATCGTAGCAACAAAGCTCTCATCAATGAGGTACGGCGATGTATCCTTGAAAATGTGCGCCCGCGCCGTGATGCCGGGGTGCGCCATTTTCGTCTCGTTTTTGATAACGACAGGCACACGGCGGCTCGTATCGTATTTCGGAATCTTGGGGGTCGTTCCGTTGTAGCGATACAAGGGAATTTTCTTCCCGGCAAAGGTCACGGTAGCGGTCACGCTGCCGCTTGCGTAGGAATAGCGGCATTTGATGTTCTTGTCGGTCCGCAGGTTGGCACTGCTGATGTCGTATTTTTTCTGGACTTCCTTGACATAGCCACTGCGCATATTGCTCACAGCACGGCTCATGGCGCTTTTCACGGCCTTTTCGGTGCCGCCGGGTATACCCGCCAGCATCTTCTCGGCCCTGTCCAACGCACCGCCTGTAAGGTAGATGTTGATAGCGCCGTTGGACGCGGTAGAAACGCTCATTCGTCCACATCCTCCAGTTCTACGCGCAGCATCCCCATCTCGCAGATGGACGATGCCACATAGTAATCATGGAAAAAGCTGCCGCCCTCGCGCTCGTTGATGCGGATACGGCAGCCTTTTTCGGGTTGATTGCCGCCCAGATCATCAAGTGCGCAGTGCATAACGCGGCTCACAAGGTACAGCCCCTGCGCATGGTCGCTCTGCAGCTGTCGGCGGTCACGCTCGTGCAGCCCGGTGATAACTACCGGGATATCCTCGTAGGTTTCGCCGTCATAAATGACCGTGTGGCGCTCGGCAAACTCGTCAAGGTTCAAAAAAACGCCATGCAGGTCATCCTGCACAGCGTCACGGAACCCGCTCACACCACGGGCGCTTCAGCGCCCAGATCGGGGCCGTCCATAGGTTCGCCGGGGTAAACCTCCTCGGCGCAGATTGCCTGAATCAGCGCGTCCTTGGTCTTCAGCGCCTTGGTGTCAATGCCCATGTCGGCGGCCATCTTCTTCAGATTGGCAACGGTCATGTCGGCAAGGTCTTCGGGCACCAGATGGGCGGCTGCGGGCTTTTCTGTGGCGTTCTCCTCGGCGGGGGTATCGTTATATTCCTGCTCGGCGGCAGCCTGTGCAGGGGCGGCGGCAGACGGCGAGGCGGGTGCGTCCACGATTTCGGCAATGCCCAGCCCAACCAGGCGGCCCGCCTCCATGCCGTCAACCTCGCAGGTTTCGCCCAGCATTAC
Protein-coding sequences here:
- a CDS encoding phage major tail tube protein, with protein sequence MPRVDQSTINWAVYEDNTEYAGMAQATLPNLTALTQSISGAGIAGNVDAVILGHFDAMSMTLNYRTMTEQAVRLSEPRRHNIDLRYAVQDEDPVAAAVQIRAIKHILVVIPKTHTPGTVAPATPENGTGEFAVRYWATYIDGKKVREIDPLNFICLIDGTDYLADVRKALGK
- a CDS encoding phage tail protein, with the protein product MPTKHGVYTTQAATGVSTPSVADSGIPFVVGAAPVQSADNYSAAALGLPVLCTSFAEAKAALGYSDDFASYDLCEVMYTHFQLFGCQPVILCNMLNPATMKATVTAADINLTDHKALLPIDAINDASLVVKPSTSGSALTKGTDYEAYYSGENLVVEAIEGGSAYSAAKLNIAYNKVDISKVTKTVVAGGFAAVDSCMSTVGTVPDLLLAPKYSSESEVAAVMATKAGGINGMFGAKALVDLDTATANSYTAAVSTKADKGMTDANEIVCWPMAMLGDRKLHMSCIVAGRMAATDTDNAGVPYESPSNKDAKIDGLCLADGTAVVLTFEQANALNGGGIVTALNFMGAWKVWGNYTGCYPSSTDPKDMFIPCGRMFAYVQNTIIRTCWQFLDKPMNRRLLDTITDTVNIWLNGLVGSGYLLGARVEISEDENPVTQLMAGIIKIHVYMTPASPAQEIDFVLEYDSSYVTSALAA